In one Zonotrichia albicollis isolate bZonAlb1 chromosome 14, bZonAlb1.hap1, whole genome shotgun sequence genomic region, the following are encoded:
- the DGKK gene encoding diacylglycerol kinase kappa isoform X12: protein MAEKLVPGDLFSRKTRESVSSLDLDKLTPISPEAGGEESSDSEGEQEDSSHKLIRKVSTSGQMRSKVITPFRKLILCAENRKEMEDWITALKSVQKWEIHEATQFNMEHFSGMHNWYACSHARPTFCNVCREALPGVTSHGLSCEVCKFKAHKRCAVRATNNCKWTTLASIGIEIIEDEDGVAMPHQWLEGNLPVSARCAVCDRTCGSVRRLQDWRCLWCKAIVHGACKELLGKRCPLGQYKVSIIPPTALNSIDSDGFWKATCPSTCSSPLLAFVNSKSGDNQGVKFLRKFKQFLNPAQVFDLMNGGPHLGLRLFQKFSTFRILVCGGDGSVGWVLSEIDALGLHKQCQLGVLPLGTGNDLARVLGWGSLCDDDTQLLQILEKLERATTKMLDRWSVLTYEAPKQSPSALKEEENGDSDIQVQISHYADSVAFHLAKILESDKHSVVISSAKFLCGTVNDFVTEVGRAYKRATENKQEAELMARKCAMLNEKLDSLVRELNEEAQAIMVPEEMAQATHADVKDREKAGIFNPNPQPRIFKSKEQLMLRANSLKKALRQIIEQTERAVDEQNKQTQAYQGSVGPSKDSSEEFNKEEEKLSSRRVTVTSASSSIVLERPDTFGSLQFPEDPSTLHFLEKCVMNNYFGIGLDAKISLEFNNKRDEHPKKCSSRTKNMMWYGVLGTKELLQRTYKNLEQRVQLECDGVPISLPSLQGIAVLNIPSYAGGINFWGGTKEDNNFGAPSFDDKKLEVVAVFGSIQMAVSRVINLQHHRIAQCRVVKITIRGDEGVPVQVDGEAWIQPPGIIKIQHKNRAQMLTRDRAFESTLKSWEDKQKGESYRAATRPRLSSQQSMEYLTEEESSLLQQVSRVAETLIARIHEAAKAHKAMEQELAHAVNASSLALSEALSHKAAGTSEFLSRNMAVEMVLSIKELWAETRAFLDGKALDSPQEEEALQGPLSVLGQELQRLLDIHWLGPIAHPAEEPGFSQEGASKGSFKLRLNIPKPRKEKDKLQKQKANSALPGPSSPPLWFSSLLADKWGSEEVAAWLETLGLGEYRDIFVRHDIQGSELILLERRDLKDLGITKVGHMKRILQAIKELSNLP from the exons ATGGCTGAGAAGCTGGTGCCTGGGGACCTGTTCTCAAGGAAGACCCGGGAATCAGTGTCATCCCTGGACTTGGACAAGCTGACACCCATCTCACCCGAGGCTGGTGGTGAGGAGTCATCCGACAGCGAGGGAGAGCAGGAGGACAGTTCTCACAAGCTCATCCGGAAGGTTTCCACCTCGGGGCAGATGAGAAGCAAG GTGATCACGCCATTCAGGAAGCTCATTTTATGTGCGGAGAACCGGAAGGAGATGGAGGACTGGATCACGGCCCTGAAATCTGTCCAGAAGTGGGAGATCCATGAG GCCACACAGTTCAACATGGAGCACTTCTCGGGCATGCACAACTGGTACGCCTGCTCTCACGCCCGCCCCACCTTCTGCAACGTGTGCCGTGAAGCTCTTCCAGGGGTCACCTCCCATGGCCTCTCCTGCGAAG TCTGCAAGTTCAAGGCGCACAAGCGCTGTGCCGTGAGAGCCACAAACAACTGCAAGTGGACGACTCTGGCCTCCATCGGCATTGAAATCAtcgaggatgaggatggg gTGGCCATGCCCCATCAGTGGCTGGAGGGGAACTTGCCTGTCAGTGCACGCTGTGCTGTCTGTGACCGCACCTGTGGCAGTGTCCGGAGGCTGCAGGACTGGCGCTGTCTCTGGTGCAAGGCCATT GTTCACGGTGCCTGCAAGGAGCTCCTTGGCAAGAGGTGCCCCCTGGGCCAGTACAAAGTGTCCATCATCCCGCCAACTGCCTTGAACAGCATCGATTCTGATG GTTTCTGGAAAGCCACCTGCCCCTCgacctgctccagccctctccTGGCCTTTGTCAACTCCAAGAGTGGGGACAACCAAGGTGTCAAGTTTCTGCGCAAGTTCAAGCAGTTCCTCAACCCAGCCCAAGTCTTTGACCTCATGAATGGGGGCCCACACCTGGG GCTGCGCCTCTTCCAGAAGTTCTCCACCTTCAGAATCCTGGTGTGTGGTGGGGATGGCAGTGTGGGTTGGGTGCTCTCTGAGATCGATGCCCTTGGCCTTCACAAGCAG TGTCAGCTGGGTGTCCTGCCGCTGGGGACTGGTAATGACCTTGCACGGGTCCTGGGTTGGGGCAGCCTATGCGATGATGAcactcagctgctgcagatcCTGGAGAAGCTGGAAAGGGCCACCACCAAGATGCTGGACCG GTGGAGTGTGCTTACCTATGAGGCCCCCAAGCAGTCCCCCTCAGCactgaaggaggaggaaaatggagaCTCCGACATCCAG gTCCAGATCTCCCATTACGCGGACTCTGTTGCCTTCCACCTGGCCAAGATCCTGGAGTCAGACAAGCACTCAGTGGTGATCTCCTCTGCAAA GTTCCTCTGTGGCACTGTCAATGACTTTGTGACTGAAGTTGGGCGGGCTTACAAGAGGGCGACAGAGAACAAGCAGGAGGCTGAGCTGATGGCACGGAAG TGCGCCATGCTGAATGAAAAGCTGGACTCGTTGGTGCGGGAGCTGAATGAGGAAGCTCAGGCCATCATGGTCCCTGAAGAGATGGCACAGGCCACCCACGCTGATGTCAAGGACCGGGAGAAAGCTGGCATCTTCAACCCCAACCCCCAGCCTCGCATCTTCAAATCCAAGGAGCAACTCATGCTGCGGGCAAACAGCCTGAAGAAAGCCCTGCGGCAAATCATTGAGCAGACAGAGAGAG CTGTGGATGAGCAGAACAAGCAGACCCAAGCCTACCAGGGCAGTGTGGGCCCCAGCAAGGACAGCTCGGAGGAGTTCaacaaggaggaggagaagctcA GCTCCCGGCGGGTGACGGTGACCTCTGCATCTTCCTCCATCGTCCTGGAGCGGCCAGACACCTTTGGCAGCTTGCAATTCCCTGAAGACCCCAGCACCCT ACACTTCTTGGAGAAATGTGTCATGAATAACTACTTTGGCATTGGCCTGGATGCAAAGATCTCCCTGGAGTTCAACAACAAACGCGATGAGCACCCCAAGAAGTGCAG CAGCCGCACCAAGAACATGATGTGGTATGGGGTGCTGGGCAcgaaggagctcctgcagcgcACCTACAAGAACCTGGAGCAGCGGGTACAGCTGGAG TGTGACGGGGTGCCAATCTcactgcccagcctgcagggcaTTGCTGTCCTCAACATCCCCAGCTATGCTGGGGGCATCAACTTCTGGGGAGGCACCAAGGAGGATAAT AACTTTGGGGCTCCATCCTTTGATGACAAGAAGCTGGAGGTGGTGGCAGTCTTTGGCAGCATCCAGATGGCCGTGTCACGGGTCATCAACCTCCAGCACCATCGCATTGCACAG TGCCGCGTGGTGAAGATCACCATCCGGGGCGACGAGGGTGTACCTGTGCAGGTGGATGGAGAGGCCTGGATCCAGCCACCTGGCATCATCAAAATCCAGCACAAGAACAGAGCCCAGATGCTGACAAGGGACCGG GCATTTGAAAGCACCCTCAAGTCTTGGGAGGACAAGCAGAAAGGGGAGAGCTACCGAGCAGCCACACGGCCACggctcagctcccagcagtcCATGGAGTACCTGACCGAGGAGGAGAGCAGCCTCTTGCAGCAGGTCTCACGGGTTGCTGAGACCCTCATTGCCAG GATCCATGAGGCAGCCAAGGCTCACAAAGccatggagcaggagctggcgCATGCAGTCAATGCCAGCTCCCTGGCACTGAGTGAAGCCCTCTCCCACAAAGCTGCTGGCACCTCAGAG TTTCTCAGCAGGAATATGGCTGTGGAGATGGTGCTGAGCATCAAAGAGCTGTGGGCTGAGACCAGGGCATTCCTGGATGGGAAGGCG ctggaCTCGCcgcaggaggaggaggcgcTTCAGGGCCCTCTGAGtgtgctgggccaggagctgcagcggcTGCTGGACATCCACTGGCTGGGCCCTATTGCCCACCCTGCCGAGGAG CCTGGCTTCTCACAGGAAGGTGCCAGCAAGGGAAGCTTTAAGCTTCGCCTCAACATCCCCAAGCCcaggaaggagaaggacaagctgcagaagcagaaagCCAACAGTGCACTCCCAG GCCCCAGCAGCCCACCACTGTGGTTTTCCTCCCTGCTAGCAGACAAGTGGGGCTCCGAGGAGGTGGCAGCTTGGCTGGAAACGCTTGGTTTAGGGGAATACAGAGACATTTTTGTTCGGCATGACATCCAGGGCTCAGAGTTGATTCTGCTGGAGAGGAGAGACCTTAAG gACCTGGGGATCACCAAAGTGGGCCATATGAAGAGGATCCTTCAGGCCATTAAGGAACTCAGCAACCTGCCTTAG
- the DGKK gene encoding diacylglycerol kinase kappa isoform X1, with the protein MAEKLVPGDLFSRKTRESVSSLDLDKLTPISPEAGGEESSDSEGEQEDSSHKLIRKVSTSGQMRSKKSVKEGLLLKQTSSFQRWKRRYFKLRGRTLYYAKDAKSLIFDEVDLSDASVAETSTKNINNSFTVITPFRKLILCAENRKEMEDWITALKSVQKWEIHEATQFNMEHFSGMHNWYACSHARPTFCNVCREALPGVTSHGLSCEVCKFKAHKRCAVRATNNCKWTTLASIGIEIIEDEDGVAMPHQWLEGNLPVSARCAVCDRTCGSVRRLQDWRCLWCKAIVHGACKELLGKRCPLGQYKVSIIPPTALNSIDSDGFWKATCPSTCSSPLLAFVNSKSGDNQGVKFLRKFKQFLNPAQVFDLMNGGPHLGLRLFQKFSTFRILVCGGDGSVGWVLSEIDALGLHKQCQLGVLPLGTGNDLARVLGWGSLCDDDTQLLQILEKLERATTKMLDRWSVLTYEAPKQSPSALKEEENGDSDIQVQISHYADSVAFHLAKILESDKHSVVISSAKFLCGTVNDFVTEVGRAYKRATENKQEAELMARKCAMLNEKLDSLVRELNEEAQAIMVPEEMAQATHADVKDREKAGIFNPNPQPRIFKSKEQLMLRANSLKKALRQIIEQTERAVDEQNKQTQAYQGSVGPSKDSSEEFNKEEEKLSSRRVTVTSASSSIVLERPDTFGSLQFPEDPSTLHFLEKCVMNNYFGIGLDAKISLEFNNKRDEHPKKCSSRTKNMMWYGVLGTKELLQRTYKNLEQRVQLECDGVPISLPSLQGIAVLNIPSYAGGINFWGGTKEDNNFGAPSFDDKKLEVVAVFGSIQMAVSRVINLQHHRIAQCRVVKITIRGDEGVPVQVDGEAWIQPPGIIKIQHKNRAQMLTRDRAFESTLKSWEDKQKGESYRAATRPRLSSQQSMEYLTEEESSLLQQVSRVAETLIARIHEAAKAHKAMEQELAHAVNASSLALSEALSHKAAGTSEFLSRNMAVEMVLSIKELWAETRAFLDGKALDSPQEEEALQGPLSVLGQELQRLLDIHWLGPIAHPAEEPGFSQEGASKGSFKLRLNIPKPRKEKDKLQKQKANSALPGPSSPPLWFSSLLADKWGSEEVAAWLETLGLGEYRDIFVRHDIQGSELILLERRDLKDLGITKVGHMKRILQAIKELSNLP; encoded by the exons ATGGCTGAGAAGCTGGTGCCTGGGGACCTGTTCTCAAGGAAGACCCGGGAATCAGTGTCATCCCTGGACTTGGACAAGCTGACACCCATCTCACCCGAGGCTGGTGGTGAGGAGTCATCCGACAGCGAGGGAGAGCAGGAGGACAGTTCTCACAAGCTCATCCGGAAGGTTTCCACCTCGGGGCAGATGAGAAGCAAG AAGAGCGTAAAGGAGGGGCTGTTGCTGAAGCAGACGAGCTCCTTCCAGAGGTGGAAGAGACGATACTTCAAGCTGCGAGGCAGGACACTTTATTATGCTAAGGATGCCAAG TCCCTGATCTTCGATGAGGTGGACCTGTCTGATGCCAGTGTGGCCGAGACCAGCACCAAGAACATCAACAACAGTTTCACG GTGATCACGCCATTCAGGAAGCTCATTTTATGTGCGGAGAACCGGAAGGAGATGGAGGACTGGATCACGGCCCTGAAATCTGTCCAGAAGTGGGAGATCCATGAG GCCACACAGTTCAACATGGAGCACTTCTCGGGCATGCACAACTGGTACGCCTGCTCTCACGCCCGCCCCACCTTCTGCAACGTGTGCCGTGAAGCTCTTCCAGGGGTCACCTCCCATGGCCTCTCCTGCGAAG TCTGCAAGTTCAAGGCGCACAAGCGCTGTGCCGTGAGAGCCACAAACAACTGCAAGTGGACGACTCTGGCCTCCATCGGCATTGAAATCAtcgaggatgaggatggg gTGGCCATGCCCCATCAGTGGCTGGAGGGGAACTTGCCTGTCAGTGCACGCTGTGCTGTCTGTGACCGCACCTGTGGCAGTGTCCGGAGGCTGCAGGACTGGCGCTGTCTCTGGTGCAAGGCCATT GTTCACGGTGCCTGCAAGGAGCTCCTTGGCAAGAGGTGCCCCCTGGGCCAGTACAAAGTGTCCATCATCCCGCCAACTGCCTTGAACAGCATCGATTCTGATG GTTTCTGGAAAGCCACCTGCCCCTCgacctgctccagccctctccTGGCCTTTGTCAACTCCAAGAGTGGGGACAACCAAGGTGTCAAGTTTCTGCGCAAGTTCAAGCAGTTCCTCAACCCAGCCCAAGTCTTTGACCTCATGAATGGGGGCCCACACCTGGG GCTGCGCCTCTTCCAGAAGTTCTCCACCTTCAGAATCCTGGTGTGTGGTGGGGATGGCAGTGTGGGTTGGGTGCTCTCTGAGATCGATGCCCTTGGCCTTCACAAGCAG TGTCAGCTGGGTGTCCTGCCGCTGGGGACTGGTAATGACCTTGCACGGGTCCTGGGTTGGGGCAGCCTATGCGATGATGAcactcagctgctgcagatcCTGGAGAAGCTGGAAAGGGCCACCACCAAGATGCTGGACCG GTGGAGTGTGCTTACCTATGAGGCCCCCAAGCAGTCCCCCTCAGCactgaaggaggaggaaaatggagaCTCCGACATCCAG gTCCAGATCTCCCATTACGCGGACTCTGTTGCCTTCCACCTGGCCAAGATCCTGGAGTCAGACAAGCACTCAGTGGTGATCTCCTCTGCAAA GTTCCTCTGTGGCACTGTCAATGACTTTGTGACTGAAGTTGGGCGGGCTTACAAGAGGGCGACAGAGAACAAGCAGGAGGCTGAGCTGATGGCACGGAAG TGCGCCATGCTGAATGAAAAGCTGGACTCGTTGGTGCGGGAGCTGAATGAGGAAGCTCAGGCCATCATGGTCCCTGAAGAGATGGCACAGGCCACCCACGCTGATGTCAAGGACCGGGAGAAAGCTGGCATCTTCAACCCCAACCCCCAGCCTCGCATCTTCAAATCCAAGGAGCAACTCATGCTGCGGGCAAACAGCCTGAAGAAAGCCCTGCGGCAAATCATTGAGCAGACAGAGAGAG CTGTGGATGAGCAGAACAAGCAGACCCAAGCCTACCAGGGCAGTGTGGGCCCCAGCAAGGACAGCTCGGAGGAGTTCaacaaggaggaggagaagctcA GCTCCCGGCGGGTGACGGTGACCTCTGCATCTTCCTCCATCGTCCTGGAGCGGCCAGACACCTTTGGCAGCTTGCAATTCCCTGAAGACCCCAGCACCCT ACACTTCTTGGAGAAATGTGTCATGAATAACTACTTTGGCATTGGCCTGGATGCAAAGATCTCCCTGGAGTTCAACAACAAACGCGATGAGCACCCCAAGAAGTGCAG CAGCCGCACCAAGAACATGATGTGGTATGGGGTGCTGGGCAcgaaggagctcctgcagcgcACCTACAAGAACCTGGAGCAGCGGGTACAGCTGGAG TGTGACGGGGTGCCAATCTcactgcccagcctgcagggcaTTGCTGTCCTCAACATCCCCAGCTATGCTGGGGGCATCAACTTCTGGGGAGGCACCAAGGAGGATAAT AACTTTGGGGCTCCATCCTTTGATGACAAGAAGCTGGAGGTGGTGGCAGTCTTTGGCAGCATCCAGATGGCCGTGTCACGGGTCATCAACCTCCAGCACCATCGCATTGCACAG TGCCGCGTGGTGAAGATCACCATCCGGGGCGACGAGGGTGTACCTGTGCAGGTGGATGGAGAGGCCTGGATCCAGCCACCTGGCATCATCAAAATCCAGCACAAGAACAGAGCCCAGATGCTGACAAGGGACCGG GCATTTGAAAGCACCCTCAAGTCTTGGGAGGACAAGCAGAAAGGGGAGAGCTACCGAGCAGCCACACGGCCACggctcagctcccagcagtcCATGGAGTACCTGACCGAGGAGGAGAGCAGCCTCTTGCAGCAGGTCTCACGGGTTGCTGAGACCCTCATTGCCAG GATCCATGAGGCAGCCAAGGCTCACAAAGccatggagcaggagctggcgCATGCAGTCAATGCCAGCTCCCTGGCACTGAGTGAAGCCCTCTCCCACAAAGCTGCTGGCACCTCAGAG TTTCTCAGCAGGAATATGGCTGTGGAGATGGTGCTGAGCATCAAAGAGCTGTGGGCTGAGACCAGGGCATTCCTGGATGGGAAGGCG ctggaCTCGCcgcaggaggaggaggcgcTTCAGGGCCCTCTGAGtgtgctgggccaggagctgcagcggcTGCTGGACATCCACTGGCTGGGCCCTATTGCCCACCCTGCCGAGGAG CCTGGCTTCTCACAGGAAGGTGCCAGCAAGGGAAGCTTTAAGCTTCGCCTCAACATCCCCAAGCCcaggaaggagaaggacaagctgcagaagcagaaagCCAACAGTGCACTCCCAG GCCCCAGCAGCCCACCACTGTGGTTTTCCTCCCTGCTAGCAGACAAGTGGGGCTCCGAGGAGGTGGCAGCTTGGCTGGAAACGCTTGGTTTAGGGGAATACAGAGACATTTTTGTTCGGCATGACATCCAGGGCTCAGAGTTGATTCTGCTGGAGAGGAGAGACCTTAAG gACCTGGGGATCACCAAAGTGGGCCATATGAAGAGGATCCTTCAGGCCATTAAGGAACTCAGCAACCTGCCTTAG
- the DGKK gene encoding diacylglycerol kinase kappa isoform X4, producing the protein MAEKLVPGDLFSRKTRESVSSLDLDKLTPISPEAGGEESSDSEGEQEDSSHKLIRKVSTSGQMRSKKSVKEGLLLKQTSSFQRWKRRYFKLRGRTLYYAKDAKSLIFDEVDLSDASVAETSTKNINNSFTVITPFRKLILCAENRKEMEDWITALKSVQKWEIHEATQFNMEHFSGMHNWYACSHARPTFCNVCREALPGVTSHGLSCEVCKFKAHKRCAVRATNNCKWTTLASIGIEIIEDEDGVAMPHQWLEGNLPVSARCAVCDRTCGSVRRLQDWRCLWCKAIVHGACKELLGKRCPLGQYKVSIIPPTALNSIDSDGFWKATCPSTCSSPLLAFVNSKSGDNQGVKFLRKFKQFLNPAQVFDLMNGGPHLGLRLFQKFSTFRILVCGGDGSVGWVLSEIDALGLHKQCQLGVLPLGTGNDLARVLGWGSLCDDDTQLLQILEKLERATTKMLDRWSVLTYEAPKQSPSALKEEENGDSDIQVQISHYADSVAFHLAKILESDKHSVVISSAKFLCGTVNDFVTEVGRAYKRATENKQEAELMARKCAMLNEKLDSLVRELNEEAQAIMVPEEMAQATHADVKDREKAGIFNPNPQPRIFKSKEQLMLRANSLKKALRQIIEQTERAVDEQNKQTQAYQGSVGPSKDSSEEFNKEEEKLSSRRVTVTSASSSIVLERPDTFGSLQFPEDPSTLHFLEKCVMNNYFGIGLDAKISLEFNNKRDEHPKKCSSRTKNMMWYGVLGTKELLQRTYKNLEQRVQLECDGVPISLPSLQGIAVLNIPSYAGGINFWGGTKEDNNFGAPSFDDKKLEVVAVFGSIQMAVSRVINLQHHRIAQCRVVKITIRGDEGVPVQVDGEAWIQPPGIIKIQHKNRAQMLTRDRAFESTLKSWEDKQKGESYRAATRPRLSSQQSMEYLTEEESSLLQQVSRVAETLIARIHEAAKAHKAMEQELAHAVNASSLALSEALSHKAAGTSEFLSRNMAVEMVLSIKELWAETRAFLDGKAEEEALQGPLSVLGQELQRLLDIHWLGPIAHPAEEPGFSQEGASKGSFKLRLNIPKPRKEKDKLQKQKANSALPGPSSPPLWFSSLLADKWGSEEVAAWLETLGLGEYRDIFVRHDIQGSELILLERRDLKDLGITKVGHMKRILQAIKELSNLP; encoded by the exons ATGGCTGAGAAGCTGGTGCCTGGGGACCTGTTCTCAAGGAAGACCCGGGAATCAGTGTCATCCCTGGACTTGGACAAGCTGACACCCATCTCACCCGAGGCTGGTGGTGAGGAGTCATCCGACAGCGAGGGAGAGCAGGAGGACAGTTCTCACAAGCTCATCCGGAAGGTTTCCACCTCGGGGCAGATGAGAAGCAAG AAGAGCGTAAAGGAGGGGCTGTTGCTGAAGCAGACGAGCTCCTTCCAGAGGTGGAAGAGACGATACTTCAAGCTGCGAGGCAGGACACTTTATTATGCTAAGGATGCCAAG TCCCTGATCTTCGATGAGGTGGACCTGTCTGATGCCAGTGTGGCCGAGACCAGCACCAAGAACATCAACAACAGTTTCACG GTGATCACGCCATTCAGGAAGCTCATTTTATGTGCGGAGAACCGGAAGGAGATGGAGGACTGGATCACGGCCCTGAAATCTGTCCAGAAGTGGGAGATCCATGAG GCCACACAGTTCAACATGGAGCACTTCTCGGGCATGCACAACTGGTACGCCTGCTCTCACGCCCGCCCCACCTTCTGCAACGTGTGCCGTGAAGCTCTTCCAGGGGTCACCTCCCATGGCCTCTCCTGCGAAG TCTGCAAGTTCAAGGCGCACAAGCGCTGTGCCGTGAGAGCCACAAACAACTGCAAGTGGACGACTCTGGCCTCCATCGGCATTGAAATCAtcgaggatgaggatggg gTGGCCATGCCCCATCAGTGGCTGGAGGGGAACTTGCCTGTCAGTGCACGCTGTGCTGTCTGTGACCGCACCTGTGGCAGTGTCCGGAGGCTGCAGGACTGGCGCTGTCTCTGGTGCAAGGCCATT GTTCACGGTGCCTGCAAGGAGCTCCTTGGCAAGAGGTGCCCCCTGGGCCAGTACAAAGTGTCCATCATCCCGCCAACTGCCTTGAACAGCATCGATTCTGATG GTTTCTGGAAAGCCACCTGCCCCTCgacctgctccagccctctccTGGCCTTTGTCAACTCCAAGAGTGGGGACAACCAAGGTGTCAAGTTTCTGCGCAAGTTCAAGCAGTTCCTCAACCCAGCCCAAGTCTTTGACCTCATGAATGGGGGCCCACACCTGGG GCTGCGCCTCTTCCAGAAGTTCTCCACCTTCAGAATCCTGGTGTGTGGTGGGGATGGCAGTGTGGGTTGGGTGCTCTCTGAGATCGATGCCCTTGGCCTTCACAAGCAG TGTCAGCTGGGTGTCCTGCCGCTGGGGACTGGTAATGACCTTGCACGGGTCCTGGGTTGGGGCAGCCTATGCGATGATGAcactcagctgctgcagatcCTGGAGAAGCTGGAAAGGGCCACCACCAAGATGCTGGACCG GTGGAGTGTGCTTACCTATGAGGCCCCCAAGCAGTCCCCCTCAGCactgaaggaggaggaaaatggagaCTCCGACATCCAG gTCCAGATCTCCCATTACGCGGACTCTGTTGCCTTCCACCTGGCCAAGATCCTGGAGTCAGACAAGCACTCAGTGGTGATCTCCTCTGCAAA GTTCCTCTGTGGCACTGTCAATGACTTTGTGACTGAAGTTGGGCGGGCTTACAAGAGGGCGACAGAGAACAAGCAGGAGGCTGAGCTGATGGCACGGAAG TGCGCCATGCTGAATGAAAAGCTGGACTCGTTGGTGCGGGAGCTGAATGAGGAAGCTCAGGCCATCATGGTCCCTGAAGAGATGGCACAGGCCACCCACGCTGATGTCAAGGACCGGGAGAAAGCTGGCATCTTCAACCCCAACCCCCAGCCTCGCATCTTCAAATCCAAGGAGCAACTCATGCTGCGGGCAAACAGCCTGAAGAAAGCCCTGCGGCAAATCATTGAGCAGACAGAGAGAG CTGTGGATGAGCAGAACAAGCAGACCCAAGCCTACCAGGGCAGTGTGGGCCCCAGCAAGGACAGCTCGGAGGAGTTCaacaaggaggaggagaagctcA GCTCCCGGCGGGTGACGGTGACCTCTGCATCTTCCTCCATCGTCCTGGAGCGGCCAGACACCTTTGGCAGCTTGCAATTCCCTGAAGACCCCAGCACCCT ACACTTCTTGGAGAAATGTGTCATGAATAACTACTTTGGCATTGGCCTGGATGCAAAGATCTCCCTGGAGTTCAACAACAAACGCGATGAGCACCCCAAGAAGTGCAG CAGCCGCACCAAGAACATGATGTGGTATGGGGTGCTGGGCAcgaaggagctcctgcagcgcACCTACAAGAACCTGGAGCAGCGGGTACAGCTGGAG TGTGACGGGGTGCCAATCTcactgcccagcctgcagggcaTTGCTGTCCTCAACATCCCCAGCTATGCTGGGGGCATCAACTTCTGGGGAGGCACCAAGGAGGATAAT AACTTTGGGGCTCCATCCTTTGATGACAAGAAGCTGGAGGTGGTGGCAGTCTTTGGCAGCATCCAGATGGCCGTGTCACGGGTCATCAACCTCCAGCACCATCGCATTGCACAG TGCCGCGTGGTGAAGATCACCATCCGGGGCGACGAGGGTGTACCTGTGCAGGTGGATGGAGAGGCCTGGATCCAGCCACCTGGCATCATCAAAATCCAGCACAAGAACAGAGCCCAGATGCTGACAAGGGACCGG GCATTTGAAAGCACCCTCAAGTCTTGGGAGGACAAGCAGAAAGGGGAGAGCTACCGAGCAGCCACACGGCCACggctcagctcccagcagtcCATGGAGTACCTGACCGAGGAGGAGAGCAGCCTCTTGCAGCAGGTCTCACGGGTTGCTGAGACCCTCATTGCCAG GATCCATGAGGCAGCCAAGGCTCACAAAGccatggagcaggagctggcgCATGCAGTCAATGCCAGCTCCCTGGCACTGAGTGAAGCCCTCTCCCACAAAGCTGCTGGCACCTCAGAG TTTCTCAGCAGGAATATGGCTGTGGAGATGGTGCTGAGCATCAAAGAGCTGTGGGCTGAGACCAGGGCATTCCTGGATGGGAAGGCG gaggaggaggcgcTTCAGGGCCCTCTGAGtgtgctgggccaggagctgcagcggcTGCTGGACATCCACTGGCTGGGCCCTATTGCCCACCCTGCCGAGGAG CCTGGCTTCTCACAGGAAGGTGCCAGCAAGGGAAGCTTTAAGCTTCGCCTCAACATCCCCAAGCCcaggaaggagaaggacaagctgcagaagcagaaagCCAACAGTGCACTCCCAG GCCCCAGCAGCCCACCACTGTGGTTTTCCTCCCTGCTAGCAGACAAGTGGGGCTCCGAGGAGGTGGCAGCTTGGCTGGAAACGCTTGGTTTAGGGGAATACAGAGACATTTTTGTTCGGCATGACATCCAGGGCTCAGAGTTGATTCTGCTGGAGAGGAGAGACCTTAAG gACCTGGGGATCACCAAAGTGGGCCATATGAAGAGGATCCTTCAGGCCATTAAGGAACTCAGCAACCTGCCTTAG